The nucleotide sequence TAATACATCAACTATTCTCCTATACCTTGTTtattacatggtatcagagccactatAGCTCAAAACTTTGCTGGGAAAATCAAGTCCCTTATCTGTATTAGGAGAGAGGGTTCAGTCTCGTTTTGGGTCACCCCTGGGAGTGATTGGTTTGTCTCACATTCACCATATAAGGAGGTGGAAGAAGATTTTCGGTCTAGAGACAGCATCTCCGGGGACTGTGTTGCCAGAGCGTGATCTCACGCGCCACTTGAAGTTAGCGATTGTTCACCAAACACCGGCTTGTGGAAGCACATGAACTGGCAGCAACAAAGCTTGTTCAACAGTGTAGATTCATCTTCTCCATTTCGACAATTCTTGGTATTATTCTGGTAACTCAGTTATTGGGAGAGATCTGTGGCTCCTTTATGTCGGCCTATACCAAGTTTTGTCCTTCCATTTCTATCCGCAATTTACTTTGACCAAATTTAAGTACCTCAAATTTGTCATTTCAGTTCTGTTAAATTTTGAGGCTCGATAAATTTTGGTTTTTATACTTCTGTTACTATTACGGTTTCTACTGGAGTTACTAATgaattctcttttcttgttttttttttttgttttttttcttgttttttattttattttcgtctttctgagccgagggtctatcggaaacagtatCTCTGCCCCTatgtctgcgtacacattacctccccagaccccactatgtgggattttactgggtagttgttgttgATAGTGTGTTGGGACTTCTGTATATTGGACTTCTTGGTTAGAGTGGTGCTTCTGTTTTTTCTGGTTGTGGTCAGATTTGTGAAACTACTTTTGTGCACTGATTTCGTGGACTATTATTATTGGTGAGGCTGCTGGGATTCTGTTGGTTTTGTCAATTTACTGTTGGATAGTTAACTCACGGCTAATATTTGTACAGCTCCTAGTCCAACAATATTGATTTCAAATGAGTTTCTGAAATTTCTTCAATATCATAATCAATTATGGAATCTTCAGTCACTGAGTTTGTTGGGTCAGATAAAACATGTATTATCAGCTCTTCAAATAAATGGGTGATTGATTCAGGTGCCACAAATCACATAACAGGTAATCCAAAGATTTTTTCTAGCTTTTGGTCACACAAAGCACGCTCTCTAGTTACTGTAACTGATGAATCAACTACTAGTAATGTTGGATCTGGAACTGTTAAAGCAACTTCTTCTATTACTCTGTCATCTGTATTAAGTCTACCTAACTTAgcctttaatttgatttttgttaGTAAAATCACTAAAGACCTTAATTGTTGTGTCGCGTTCTTTCCCAATCATTGTCTGTTTCTAGATCTTACAACAAGCAGGTTATTGGTAAAGATATTTATCTAGTGATCTCTACATCCTTGATGAGTGGGAGCCATGGCCTGCTGCATGCTCCAGTGTTGTATCTCCTTTTGAAGCACATTGTCGATTAGGACATCCCTCTCTACCTTTGTTGAAGAAGCTCTGTCCTCAGTTTTAGAATATTTCTTCATTGGATTGTGAGTCATGTCGATTTGCAAAATACCATCGCATCTCGTTAGGTCCAAGGGTTAATAAGTGAGTTGAGTCAGCTTTTGAGTTAGGTCATTCTGATGTTTGGGGACAATATTCTATTGTTTCCAAAATTGAGCATAAGCATTTTGTCACTTTTGTACATGATTTTTCTCGAATGACTTGGATTTACTTTATGAAGAGTCGCTCTGAAGTGTTTACTCACTTTTTTGTCTTCTATGCTGAAGTTAAAACTCAATTCAATGCTTCCGTACATATTCTAAGGAGTGATAACACTAAAGAATACATGTTAGAGTTATTTCAGTCCTACATGAGACAACATGGTATATTACATCAGTCTTCATGTGTTGATACACCCTCTCAAAATGGAGTTGTTGAGAGGAAGAATAGGCATTTACTTGAGACAGCTCGAGCACTTTTGTTCCAAATGAAAGTTCCTAAACAATTATAGGCTGATGCAGTCTCTATAGCTTGTTTTCTCATTAATCGCACACTATCTACTATGCTTGGTGGTGATGTGCCTTACAGTGTTCTCTTCCCAAACAAGTCATTATTTCCGCTAGAACTTAAGGTGTTTGGATGCACATGTTATGTTCGAGATGTTCGACCATCTATTACCAAGTTGGATCCCAAGGCATTGAAGTGTGTTTTCTTGGGCTATTCTCGCCTCCAGAAGGGGTTCCGGTGTTATTCTACTAAACTTAGCAAATATCTGGTGTCAACCGATGTGGTATTTTCAAAGACGACACCATTCTTCTATGCAACTCCCAATTCTACAAGTCAAGGTGAGGAAGATGAGTGGCTAGTATATCAGGTTACCCGTGCTTTGACAGAACAACCAGATGATGTTCCTCCTTTTCCTAGTTCTTCTATTGAGCACCAATTGACTATTGTGCCTTCAGCACCTGCTCCAACTGTGTTAGAAAGACTGCCATTGTTCAAGTTTACTCGCGGAGGCGAGAGACGAATGATATATGTCCTGCAACAATTCCTTCGTCATTAGACTGTCCTCCACTTGATCCTACAGAAAACCTTGACCTTCCTATTACTCTTCGCAAAGGTATACGTACTTGCAAATTCACATATTCTATTGCTAATTTCGTTTCTCGTTTATCCTCTACGTCTAGATCTATGATTGCTTCTTTAGACTCCATCTTGGCACCTAAAACAGTGAAGGAGGCTTTGAACCATCCTGAATGATCTGATGCAATGCTTGAGGAAATACATGCCTTAGAGGGTAACCACACGTGAGATTTGGTGGATTTACCCAAGGGAAAGAAACTAGTGGGATGTAAGTGGGTCTTCACCGTTAAAGTTAATCCATATGGTTCTGTGACAAGACTTAAGGCTAGACTTATGGCTAAAGGGTATGCTCAAACTTATGGGGTTGATTATTCagacaccttctccccggttgcCAAACTCACTTCTATCTGCTTATTTATTTCTTTAGTTGCTTCCAAGAATTACATCAGCTAGATATCAAGAATGCGTTCCTTGAAAATtgaatataaatcacacgagtggaaagatattaaccaagccgcgactgggactcaagaataaaatctatagaaaattgaatattcaaaaagataaatctaaatcatacgaaaggaaacatattcaatacattgtagtttacTACTCATAATTGCTACAATACCTTGTGTCTTAgtttgctagtgaatatgctggaaataatttagtttaaataggagtagcataataggtttgagaattaagattttgagtttaattacttgttggcttgtaactgttttcataattccaagaccCAAAGAAATATTTAATGCCTTACTGAcatttaaacttaatatataaatatatttttcacatgtaaatttattcggtatggttcggtattttttcggtttattttcataaaataaaaacttaTCCTAATTATCGATAcggttatatatttatataaaaatctacAATTTTATTagaagaaacctaaaaatcgattCAGTACGGTTCGGTCGGTTTAATCGATTTTTATATATCCATTGACATCCCTAGCAGAATCTGAATACAGAGCTATGTCACAGTCTACGTGTGAGATTATGTGGATACATCATCTTATGACTGAAATTGGGTTGGAGCATCCAATACCAGCAAAACTCTGGTGCGACAATCAAGCTGCCCTCCATATTGCGTCAATCCGGTGTATCAtgaaagaactaagcatattgAAGTTGACTGTCATTCTATTCGTGAGAAGATTCAGGAAAACTTGATCTCCACTGGCTATGTGAAGACAGGAGAGCAACCAGCTGATTTGTTCACAAAGGCGTTGAATGGAACTCGAGTAGATTATCTTTGCAACAAGCTGGGCATGATCAATGTCTATGCTCCAGCTTGAGGGGAGTGTTAAAGAATGAATGTAGTCATATTCCTTGTACTATATATAGATAGCATAATCAATCATAGGGATTGATTATAAATCTGTAAGATGTTCCTCTTTATTTCTTTCCATAGTTAGAATTCTTTGTATAGCCTCTTTATTCCTTTCCATAGTTAGGACTCCCTGTACAACTATATATGTTTGTTACTCCATGAAATAATACATGAACTATTATTTTAGGAGAAAGGCAAGAAAAAGGAGAACTAAGGATTGTGAAGTAAGAGTCTTGGACTAGGGGAGAATATCATTTAGGAGATTATAAATAAAAAAGGATAAAGGGCAGGCTCCCACTATGCGTGTGAGCTTAGTATCTGTGGTCGAGCGCTTCCTCGGAcgccgcgcatagcgggagcttagtgcaccgggctgccctttatcCTTTTTTATTTGTAATCTCCTAAATAATATTCTCCACTAGTCCAAGACTCTTCACGATCCTTAGTTCTCCTTTTTCTTGCCTTCAtcaattataattttaaattgttcattttactctaatttattatttatagCTACACAAATATATGTGATTTGTGTTGGACCATTCTGTACACGAAAAAACGCCCTCACATAAGCTGAAATGGAAATGGAAGGGGTAGGAAATTACCTCTGAAGGCACTATAAGTGTGCTTTTCTACCACCAAGTCAGCATCTCTCCGGTTCAACTCCGGTATGAGTTCAGCTTCAATGGTGCCATCTCTGATGACGTCTCCGTTCCACCACTCGTAGAGCATGCCGTAGTCATCCGGTGACTTGTGACGGTGGCGCGTGAATATCACAGGCACGGAAGCCTGTCGGCAGAGGTCGATGGTGGTGTTGATAGCGGGGAGAATAGGCTTGGCCATGGAGTAGAAGTGGTTCTGTATGTCTATCACTAAAAGAACCGCAGATTTCGGGTCTGGATTTCGCTTTCGGGTTTCATATTTCCTGTATGATGAGGAAGCCATGGATAAAGATGCAGAGTGACGGGAATAGAGATTACGAGATTCCACCTGTTATTAGTCGTTTTCTATCACAACAGTAGGAGTAAATTTTGGACCTTGTGATTGTGACCACTCACCAACTAGTTGAGACACTGGTACGACCTTGGCCCTAGGATTGCTGGAAAAATAGTACGTAGTTAAATATTGTTTTTGTGACTCGAAATCATGGTAATTTCATGTCTTCTAATCATTCATTGAACTGAAGGTAATTGTTATAGTAGTAGCCAATAATGGATAAATTTAGCGAATTAGTGTTAACTCAAAATGGTTAAACAAACAGGAAATACTAGCATTTATACATTCTTTGCTCAAGGTGAAAAGAAATGTTATTGATCGTGAATCCTTTGATTTCGCGCACAAGATTATTGTAGCAGTCTAAACGATGAAGTAACTGGAATGACTTGTTATGCTAACAAGGTCAATGGCGCTATTACACTTCTTCAAATACGAATAGCATTGTCTCTTTCATCGATACGTAAACCCTTTCAATATTTGCTCTGTAATTGTTTAACATTGTAATCATCCCTGAATGTTGGTAACCAATACTCTCAACGCTTCGCTTGGAAGAAAAAAACTACTACCCACGTAATAATACTCGACGCACGACAGAGGTAGTGAACCAAAATCACACCCAGAACAGGGGGAAATATTTGTGCAAGATGACATTATAGAAATGTGACAATTAATGGGAAAATGAAAGGATCCCACGGACGGGCAGATTATTAGCCATTTGGTTTACACAAAAAAATTGCTATAGCAATACAAAAGGAGCAATGATAGGGAATATCACAGATTTGGATTGTGAGTTTGCTTTGGTCCAAAAACATGCTGTTAACATAAATTGCATTACTGCAACGTCCTGTCATAACATGAAAATTAGGACCTAATAACAGTGAATTCTAAAATGTCAACATTATAAACCCTTCTGCAGTTTCTTCTCCGTTCCTGGATAAACAAGTATATCCATCAAATTTCTCTTTGTTATTATCTTCCATGGGTAATGGTGGATAACCGGACATCATTTAGCATGTCCACGAACAAGCAAACAAAAAAGTTTCCAAATGAAAATGTCATGCCACAGGCCTACACAAGACCCCTCTGTTTGAACACATCGAGCATTGAGGCTCCAATTTTTGCAGGAGATTCGCACACTGTAACACCAGCTTCCTTTAGTGCCTTGATTTTGTCTTGGGCTGTTCCCTTTCCCCCTGATACAATAGCTGCACTTCCAAAAAGATCAGAATTAAACAATTACTCTAGGCATGACAGCAGGTAATATGACACATCTTTTTATAGCTCATGCAATTTCATTCATCATCATGATTCATGATAATGCAGCAAAGCAAACTCAGTATAGATCAGAATAACACAGCAGAAAAGCGGCCATACCCGTTCCTAATAAACTCAAGAGATAAGAAAAAGACTAGCTTGAATGGGCAGATAAAAAGAGAGCAGAGCCAGGTTGTGCAATAGTATCCCTAGTACTTCCGAATATCAATAACCAACAGATTGTTCTCACGAGTATCGACAAGAAACAGTTTGgatctattttttaattttctcccATTATTTTTTGGTTTAAGGGGCATGGGAATGGAAGGCATAGTTCAGAATTAACATAGAATCAACCCATTATACGATTTTGACCAATGAGGAATTCTCCCATAAGACTGTTTTGTATGTaaccaaaatcaaatttaatcAGTTCCCAGATCAATGTAACTATCAATATCAAAGGTTACAGAGTCAAAATATTTAATGCATGCAAGTTGTTGGCCAACAAAGTACCTCCAGCATGACCCATTCGCCGTCCAGGAGGAGCTGTCAATCCAGCAATAAAAGCAACTACAGGCTTTTGAGTTCCACTTTCCTGTTTCAGGAGCAAAATACATAAAACCGCACAAATCCTATGAATACAAATATTATTCAGCTCAGCTTAAAATGCTATTAAACCCAGAGACATGGCAAGAACTGGATGTTAAGAAATTCTAGCATAATAATCAGCCAAAGATTCTGAACATCCTCTCTAAAATACGAGAAGCTAACAGAGTATCTTCTTCTTATGCTCCAGCAGCCACATCATTAACTTTCTCGTAATTCTCATACAAGGGAATGATAGAGCAGTGCATACAGTTGCAGGATCAAAAGCTTAAAATTATTGGTTTGATCCCTGTTAGACAATCTAGGGCAAATTAAGGGTGTAGAGGATTGAACCATAAGCTTATACGTGGAAAGGAAATCAAAATGATGAACCAAGAAAAGTTATTCAACAAAAGAGCCAGTCAAAGAAGGCACAAATACATCTGGGCTTAAGAATGTTCTCTTTGCACAGGTTGAATCCAAAAACATAATGGTGTGGGTCTGGAGGTACTTTAGGCCTTTCAAAAAGCACAATAAAAAGGAAGCAGATAGAAACGTGGAGATTCCAATCGGAAGTGAGATAGCAAATCTTCAGTCACAAGATAAATGAGTTCACTGGTAAGGTATTCCAAGTTGTGCAAGGGACACCTAAAACGAGGGGATATTTTTATTTAAACCACAGTTGAAAAGATAATAGAAAGAAGTGTGTACTTTTGGTGTATGGCAAGATGTTAAATCTCTGATATGGTTGTCGGACTAAGACAAGAGATCAAGAAGCATGATCAAGAGGTAGCGTTATTTTACTTCTTTTACCTTGACAGCTGGCAAAGAAGAACATCCTCTGCTGGAAGGAATTTTGTACCTATTGGAACAAATACCATCTTGCATAGTTTCTTATAACGCTGAATGTTACCAGGTGGGGTGCACCCTCAACATGGATAGGATTTCTGGTATTTTTTATCAAGATGTTTTCTTTTGAAATAAAATCTAGAGATTGAATAACTTGAATGTGAGTGATACAGTTTACTCCTACTATTCCATGAGACTTAAGTGGTATAGAAATATTTCTGAAGAAAGAAGAACCGCATTTACATATATTACCTAAATCTGACAAAATTCTGGAATATTGATAAATCAATCATCACTAAAAATTATTTCAGTGAACTTCAATGGAGATGCAGTATAAACACTATACTGCATACCTTGAATGATACAGTTCCTAAATACCAAATACATCTCATTAAAATTTTATAGTGCTGGATATGAAGGAAATCCTTGGTACTTACCActtatgttgctcggactctccgaaagTGTGGCCGGATACGTGtaggatcctccaaaagtagtgcatttttgaaggatccgacacgggtgcggctacattttggagagtccgcgcaacatagctTACCATAAGAAAACTGTTACTCTTGACAGTATCGCAGTAACAGCTTGGCACTCATAAATATGGCTAGGACTCTATCATAAATAACTTTCCAAATCAAGGTGGACAGAAATTCACATCACCACAGGACTACCATGAAAGAGCATATGATTTATTCCATAAAAATGCTGAATGAGCCAGCATATACAAAAGTATAATCCTGACATTGGGATACTTTACTCTGACATAAATATTTCAATCATCACGAACCTTTATGAAGGCTGCAGCATCTTCTTCTGCTGTGCCACCAATCTCACCAATAAGAACAATACCTGTCATACGACGGGCACTTATAATTAGATCGAATGATCCTAATCTCCCTTCAGGATAATGCATAGATCTTCTAACTTCCGTTTATCATCTAATTCTCAGTtccatactttttcttttttgataagtGAGTCATTGTCAGTTCCTTATAAATGGAACAATAGGTAAAGGCAGCAGAGAAGTCTGGGAAAAGTAAAAAACATTCGCAACCCATcaaattttaattaagaaaagaTAGTAAAGTAAATGAATAATCCTAAGGTCTAACAACActatggaaaagaaaaagaagtaccATTTCTAGAGACAATAAATGTGATAAAGGATTAAAAAGAGTTCTTTCCCTGGGTTGGGCGCTTGGTGATGGTCGTCAAGGTAAATAGTAAGAAAATTTTCTTCTTCCCGCAATCTGGGGCTGGCCCACCTCCATTTATAAAAGCCCTTTAGCAAATTTTCCCCTACAAAATCGTGTTGCTTACCGTACACTATTGCACTCTGGTTGTAACAGATGTTAAGTTTAATCAAGAAATCTGataattctggaaaatataagtAACCATCTTATTTTGTCATCTACTCTC is from Nicotiana tabacum cultivar K326 chromosome 18, ASM71507v2, whole genome shotgun sequence and encodes:
- the LOC107830272 gene encoding nicotinamidase 2 produces the protein MASSSYRKYETRKRNPDPKSAVLLVIDIQNHFYSMAKPILPAINTTIDLCRQASVPVIFTRHRHKSPDDYGMLYEWWNGDVIRDGTIEAELIPELNRRDADLVVEKHTYSAFRDTSLEEKLLEMGITEVIVSGVMTNLCCETTAREAFVRGFRVFFSTDATATSSAELHDATLKNLAYGFTYLVDCKRIQDAFSNS